In the genome of Candoia aspera isolate rCanAsp1 chromosome 1, rCanAsp1.hap2, whole genome shotgun sequence, one region contains:
- the PEX13 gene encoding peroxisome biogenesis factor 13 — protein sequence MAANQPPPPKPWENRRLSADVGVNQLTRPGQPMLTRVPPPILPRPSQQTGSTALNTFRPTYSSSFSSGYGTYGNSFYGSYSPYNYGYGGLGYSRFRMDDIPTSRFVQQAEESSRGAFQSIESIVHAFASVSMMMDATFSAVYNSFRAVLDVANHFSRLKIHFTKVFSAFALVRTIRYFYRWLQRLLGMRKSSENDDLWAESKGTVACFGPEEKAANSAKSWPIFLFFAVVLGGPYLIWKLLSTYSDDETVSSDWASGEDDHVVGRAEYDFNAISEEEISFRAGEMLKLAPKEQQPKLRGWLLASRDGQTTGLIPANYVRILGKRKGRRSLEMEKVAEHQSAVSNTSLVQESTTAGALEEQEAAFESVFGETNKIPVRSNCPVLSGVKEDF from the exons ATGGCGGCCAATCAACCGCCTCCCCCCAAGCCGTGGGAGAACCGGCGACT ATCTGCTGATGTAGGAGTCAATCAACTGACTAGACCTGGACAGCCCATGCTTACTCGAGTTCCACCTCCTATTCTGCCAAGGCCTTCACAACAGACTGGGAGCACTGCTCTGAATACCTTCAGACCTACATATAGCAGTTCTTTTTCTTCAGGCTATGGCACATATGGAAATTCTTTTTATGGAAGTTACAGCCCATATAATTACGGATATGGTGGCTTGGGCTACAGTCGTTttcggatggatgatattcctaCCAGCCGATTTGTTCAGCAAGCTGAGGAAAGCAGCCGGGGTGCATTTCAGTCCATTGAAAGCATAGTCCATGCCTTTGCCTCTGTCAGCATGATGATGGATGCCACCTTTTCAGCTGTCTACAACAGTTTCCGAGCTGTATTGGATGTTGCCAATCACTTTTCCAGGCTCAAAATACATTTTACCAAGGTGTTTTCAGCCTTTGCATTAGTCAGAACTATAAGGTATTTCTACAGATGGCTGCAGAGGTTACTGGGTATGAGAAAGAGCTCAGAGAATGATGATTTGTGGGCAGAAAGTAAAGGAACTGTGGCCTGCTTTGGTCCCGAAGAAAAGGCAGCTAACTCTGCAAAATCCTGGCCCATTTTCCTATTCTTTGCTGTTGTTCTTGGAGGTCCCTACCTTATATGGAAGCTGCTGTCCACCTACAGTGATGATGAAACAG TTTCCAGTGATTGGGCCAGTGGAGAGGATGATCATGTTGTTGGGAGAGCAGAATATGACTTCAATGCTATTTCAGAGGAAGAAATTTCTTTCCGTGCAGGTGAAATGTTAAAACTGGCACCCAAAG AACAACAACCCAAGTTACGTGGCTGGCTTTTGGCCAGCCGTGATGGTCAAACAACAGGACTCATACCAGCTAATTATGTCCGAATACTTggtaaaagaaaagggagaagaagTTTAGAGATGGAGAAGGTTGCAGAGCATCAATCTGCAGTCAGCAATACTTCTTTGGTTCAAGAAAGCACAACGGCTGGTGCTTTGGAGGAGCAAGAGGCTGCCTTTGAGTCTGTTTTTGGGGAAACAAATAAAATTCCTGTCAGATCAAATTGTCCTGTGCTTAGTGGAGTTAAAGAAGATTTTTGA